The following nucleotide sequence is from Flavobacterium sp. N1736.
CTTTATTTCGCCATCCGATGGGAATCCCGATTTGGCATACAGCAATTATTCCGACCAAGAAAAATGAGATTGGAGAAAATTTGGGAAGTTTTGTTTCAGAAGAATTTCTGAATCGTGAAAAGCTGGAAATTAAAATTGAAGAATTCAACTTTGCTACAAAAGCTTCAGATTGGCTTTCGCAGGAAGAAAATGCCAATAAAATTGCCAATCTGGTTGCTGTAAATATTATTCCGGGTGTTTTAAAAACCATAAAAGACGAAGATATAAAACGATTTATTCAGGTTCAGTTTAAGGAAAAACTCGAAGGAATTAATTTTGGAGATTGGGTTGCTTTGGCATTAGAACCTTTGCAGAAAGGAAATGTCAAAGATGAATTATTGACGAATCTTTTGGGAGTTATGAGTACAGAATTGGCTAATAATAAAGAACTGATTCGGAAAAAAGTAAAAGAATCAACGCCTTTTTTGAGTTTTGGCTTAGCCGATAAAAGTATCTCAGAAGGTATTTTTAATGGATTGGCGGAGTTTTTAGATGAAGCCAAAAATCCTGAAAGTGCCGTGAGAATTAAAATTGACGAATACGTTTATAATTTTCTGGATGAAGTCAAAAACTCAGAAGAAATGAGAATCAAAATAAACAATCTTATTCTGGGTTTTGCCGGTAAAAAAGAGGTTCAGGATTATGTAAACGGAATTTGGGATGAAATAAAATTGTCGATTTCTAGCGATTTGAAAAAAG
It contains:
- a CDS encoding DUF445 domain-containing protein, whose amino-acid sequence is MKTPIVQENISKEKALRKMKGNALALLGFAVLLFIIAIYFKIPMLQAFSEAAMVGGIADWFAVVALFRHPMGIPIWHTAIIPTKKNEIGENLGSFVSEEFLNREKLEIKIEEFNFATKASDWLSQEENANKIANLVAVNIIPGVLKTIKDEDIKRFIQVQFKEKLEGINFGDWVALALEPLQKGNVKDELLTNLLGVMSTELANNKELIRKKVKESTPFLSFGLADKSISEGIFNGLAEFLDEAKNPESAVRIKIDEYVYNFLDEVKNSEEMRIKINNLILGFAGKKEVQDYVNGIWDEIKLSISSDLKKGDESSIKKNIAGLIQGFGNGIQEDAVMIDKINNFIKNDLLSVLLNNKKVIGDLISSTVKSWDGKEVSEKLELEIGKDLQYIRINGTLVGGLIGIIIYCAEWTYHYFVV